DNA sequence from the Chryseobacterium indicum genome:
AATTATACAACCGAATTGCCCATAACTTCAGTAACGAACTATGTAAATTATGTTCCGAAGGCAGATAATGTTTTTCAGACGGAATTTATGGATAGAAATCTTGGCGCAACCGATGCTTTTCCTGTTGTGGCGAATCCGTTAACGCCAACTACAGCAGAACTGGCAAAAATTAAAGCTTCTACAGGACTTCATTATCAGTGGGGAAGAAAAGATCCGTTACCGATCTTCCAGTATGCAGACGACAGAACGTCTTATCCTGTCTATCTTGGAAATACCGCAAATGGAACTTTAACCTACACAACACTTTCTGCGGCTTCCTATAATGATTTAGCCGGAAATTATATTGTGCCCTACAATACCTACAGCAATTCGGCAAACGCCAATGTTTCGGCGGCGGATAAAATTTCAGACAAAGTTTCAAAAGTATTGTCGTACTCTGTGAAAAATCCGTTGGTTTACATGATTCCGAGTGCATTTGCACCGTATAACAGCACAACTCCTGTTTACACAAACGGAACCGACTGGCTCGCCAATGAACCCAATCTTGCTCCCGACCGATGGGGAAGAGGAGGCAAAAAATCGCCGTTTGATCCTTGTCCGGAAGGATGGAGGATTCCTGATCTTACCGGAGTTATGATATCAACGGGGCAGGATTTCGGATTCACTCCATGGTATAAAAAAGATAAAAATGCAGCCACTTCATACAGCATCATTACAGATTATCTGGGACAGAGAGTCCGAAGAAGTGCTTCTGCGAGTTATACCATCGGATATATGTTTAACGATCCGTCTTACAAAACAGGAAACTATCCGAATTCCGGATCGCGTGGTTTCAGAAGTGTAACGGCAAACCAAACGGCAACAGGAACGTATAATTTCATCAATTATCAGTATCCCGGAGTGTGGACCGCCGCTCTGAATTCAAATTATATCGGAAGACCGGTTAATATTTTATTTGATGCCGCTTCTACCGCCAACCGGATGATCGCTTTTCACGATAACAACGATCCGTATTTCGGGATGAGCTGCCGTTGCGTAAAAATTAAATATGATACGGAAGGAAATGAAGAAGGCGTAATTCCTAAGCTTCAGATCACTTCTTTGCCAGCTTCAAAGCCTTCTGCGACTCTAAGTAAAAATGATGTTCAGGCGATCAGGGAAGATAAGATTTCATTCTTTCCGAATCCTGTGAAAGAAGAACTCCACATTAAAACTCCGGATAACAGGGAGGGATATTATTATCAGATCTATAATATGTCCGGACAACTGGTGAAATCCGGAAAATTCGAAGGCGGAAAAACAAATCTCTCGTCATTGATTACCGGAACCTATTTGCTTAGAATTAACGATTCAAAAGAAATAATAAAAATCATTAAGGAATAATTGATATAAAATAGCAACCCGAAGAGAAATAAAACGGTAATTAAGTTAAAATCATTATTTTTGAGTCTTAAATAATGAAAACAAACTGAAAGCTGTTTTGTTTCTCTTTTTTTGTTCCAAATTTTTCAAAACACATTATGAGGCTAGAAAAAGTCGTATCGAATTTCAATATTAAAATTGGTATCTATTTTTTAATTGCCGTTACGGCTGTTTATACGCTTGTATTCACTTACTATTATAATTTTAAGGACGACGGATATATTCTTGGAGACTGGCTCATCAATTATCAGGATGGCGGATTTAAAAGAAGAGGATTGTCCGGAAGTTTCTTTTTCCTGTTGCAGGATCTTACAGGATTGCGGTTAAATTATCTGGTCTATTTTGTGCAATTTTTAATTATTTCAGGATTTTTCTGGCTGTATACCAAACTCATCCGGTATAAAGTTACCGATCTGCTTTATTTTTCACTTTTACTGTCTTCCATTGGTTTTGTGGGACTTTTAAATACGGTAACCTATGTCGGAAAAAAAGAATTTATTGTTTTTCTTTTATTTGCATGGTTTACCTACCTATTAGATAACGATAAACTGTCGAAGAACAAAGAATATTTTTTCTGTATTGCACTTTTCGTAACGACCTTTCTGCACGAAGTTGTTTTGTTTTACGTCCCGTACTTTGCGATTGCTTTATATCTGAAAACAGGAAAATTTGAATTTAAAAGATATGTCAAATATTTTCTTTCTGTCGGAATTCCTACAATTCTGATTCTCGCTTTTGGTAAAAACGTAAATGAAGGAATGTCTCTTCATATTCTTGCTGAGCGTGGGGTTCATCCCACCTACGGAATTTTTTACTGGAACATTAATGAAAGAGATTACATTAAAGAACACAGCAGCGAGTATATGTTGTATTTTTTAAGTTTAGCGATAAGTATTTTTCATATCGGTTATTATTTAAAATTTCTAAACAACCGAAAGATTTTATCTATATTATTAATCGCAGCCTTTTTGTTTTCATTTCCCCTGTTTTATCTTGCCATCGATTGGGGAAGATGGATGTATATTCATATGATGTTGATAATCGTCCTTTTTGCTTTACTGTTAAGGAAGGAGCATAGTATTTATGCTTTCGAACCGATTGTTATTAACCGTAAATTTTACATCAACCTTTTCATCATTATTTTCTCATTATTATATAGAGTAGAGATGTCCGGAAAGGGCTTTACCTTCGAAGGAATTATCTACAGAGTCTTCGTTGCGCCGCTTGAATTATTAAATAAAATGTAATTCAAAAAAACTATCTAATAAAAAAACTTTACTTTTGCAAAAATTTCTGGAATGTCGAAAAATTTAGTAATCGTTGAGTCACCGGCAAAAGCAAAAACTATTCAAAAGTATTTAGGTAAGGATTTCGAGGTAAAATCAAGCTTCGGACACATCCGGGATTTGCCTAAAAAAGGAATGGGGATTGATCTGTCGACCTTCAGTCCGGATTACGAAGTTTCTGCCGACAAAAAGAAATTGGTAACCGAACTGAAAGCTGCCGTAAAAAAAGCCGAAATGGTTTGGCTGGCTTCCGATGAGGACCGTGAAGGAGAAGCTATTGCATGGCATTTGGCAGAAGAACTGAAACTGAAGCCCGAAAACAGAAAAAGAATTGTTTTCCATGAGATTACCAAAAATGCTATTCTGAAATCTATTGAAAATCCCAGAGATATAGATCAGAATCTCGTAAACGCTCAACAGGCAAGAAGAGTTCTCGACAGAATCGTAGGTTTTGAAATGTCTCCGGTTCTCTGGAAAAAAGTAAAACCGGGATTATCTGCGGGAAGAGTACAGTCCGTTGCCGTAAGATTAATTGTGGAAAGAGAAAAAGAAATCCGTGAGTTTGTGCCAAAAGCAAGTTTCAAACTGGACGGAATTTTCTTGAATAAAACAAAGCAGGAAATTTCTGCGAAGCTGAAAAAAGATTTTGACAAAGAAGAAGAGGCTGAAAAATTCCTTGAACAGGCAAAAACTACCGAGTTTAAAGTTTTAAATGTTGAAACAAAACCCGGAACACGTTCTGCTTCTGCACCTTTTACTACTTCTACATTACAGCAGGAAGCTTCTTCGAGATTAGGATATAATGTAACCAACACCATGCGTCTTGCGCAGAGATTATATGAAGAAGGATACATTACCTATATGAGAACCGACTCGGTAAACCTTTCTCAGGAAGCGATTGAAGGCGCAAAAAAACAAATTGTCTCAGAATACGGAGCGGAATATTCTGCGCCGAGAAACTATACCACAAAATCCGCTTCTGCACAGGAAGCGCACGAAGCGATCCGTCCTACAGATTTCGCTGTGAAAACAGTGGGAGATGCCCAGTTGAACAGATTATACCAGTTAATCTACAGAAGAACATTGGCTTCTCAGATGGCAAATGCCAAAATTGAGAAAACTGTGATTGAAATCGGGAACGCAAAACTTCCGCAGCATTTCGAAGCACAGGGTGAAGTCATTATTTTTGACGGTTTCCTGAAAGCTTACGGAATTGTAAAAGCAGAGGAGGATGACGAAGAAAACAACGAAAAATTGCTTCCTAAAGTAACCGTAGGAGAAGTTTTAGACTATAAAAAAATAACGGCAACCGAAAAATTCACAAGACCGAGCGCAAGATATACCGAAGCCGGACTGGTAAAAAAACTGGAAGAATTGGGAATCGGTCGTCCATCGACGTATGCACCGACCATTCAGACCATCCAGAACCGTGAATATGTGGATAAAAGAGAAATTGAACCGCAGACAAGAGAAGTGGTGAAAATTTCTTTGGCAAATGATACCATTAAAAAAGAAGTCCTCGACGAGAAATTCGGAGGGGATAAAAATAAATTCGTTCCAACGGACACGGGAGAAGTTGTAAGTGATTTCTTAACCGATAATTTTAAGGAAATCTTAGATTACGGTTTCACGGCAAGAGTAGAAGAGAGCTTCGACGAAATTGCAAACGGTGACCAGAAATGGAAAGAAATGATGACGGATTTCTACTCAAAATTCCATCCGAGAATTGAAGATGTAGAAGAGAATGCAGACCGTGCAACCGGAGACCGACTTTTGGGAGTAGATCCGAAAACAGGGAAAAATGTTCACGCAAGAATCGGAAGATTCGGGGCAATGATCCAGATTGGGGAAACAGACGATGAAGAAAAGCCGATTTTCGCTTCGTTAATGGCGGGACAGAATATCGCAACCATTACTTTCGAAGAAGCACTGGAACTGTTCAAGCTTCCATTCGATTTAAATGAAGTGGACGGACAGCCGGTTTCTGTGGGAGTCGGAAGATTCGGACCGTATGTGAAATGGGGAGAAACGTTCATCAGTATTCCAAAAGGGGAAGATCCGCTTTCTGTAGATCAGAAACGTGCTGAAGAGATTATCAACGAAAAGAAAATTGCCGATGCTCCGATTGCTACTTACAAAGGTGAACCGGTAACGAAAGGAACGGGAAGATTCGGACCTTTCATCAAGTACAAAGATATTTTCGTAAACGTTCCGAAGCGATACGATTTTGAAAACCTTTCTCAAAGCGACATCAATGAATTAATTGATGCCAAACTCGAAAAAGAAGCGAACCGATACATTCAGCAGTGGGAAAAAGAAAAGATCTCCATTGAAAACGGAAGATGGGGACCGTTTGTTAAATTCGGAAAGGCAATGTTCAAGATTCCGAAGAAAGCGGATGATACCAAATATGAAGGAGAGGAGTTAAAAGAAATTTCTCTTGATGAGGTTAAAAAATGGATTACCGATCAGGATCCGAAAGCTTTTGCAGAGAAAAAGAAACCTGCAGCGAAGAAAGCTACAACCGCTAAAAAGACCACCACTACCAAAAAGGCAACGGCAACAAAGAAGCCTGCCGCAAAAAAGTAAAAGGATTTAAAAAATAGAGAAAGCACAGATTTGGGTCTGTGCTTTTTGTTTGATTTTTTAGATATATCATTTTGCCATGTCACCATAAGTGTTATAGTATTACCAAAATAATATTTATTTTCACAAAAATTAAAAATAGTATTCTTTATCATACTTCTTTTATTTTTAATAGGATAAGGATTTTGGTGAGATTTATTTATGCTACTTTACTTCTTGTATTTTTATACTCTTAATCACAAGATCTCTCATGAGCCTAATTTCCTCTAAGTGGAGTTTACCTTCATTTAAAATAAATAAATTTGCTTTTATTGGTTTTTCCCATTCTATTTCAACTATTACGTCTTTACCTTCTTCCCCCGACCAGATTTTATATGATCTCATGGTAAAAATTGTTTTATAAACTTTATTCTTAGTTTTAATATTTTTGAATTTTTGTACGCCAACAGACATTCTTGTTTTACATAAAAAATCTTCAAATCTTAATCCATAATATTGATTTAGTCTGTCTGATAAAAATTGATAGGTATCTATTAGTTTCTTCTTTCTGCGTGAACAATTCCAAATAAAAAAAGAGGATGCATGATCAAAAACAATAATATCCCTTATCTTTTTATCTTTCAGAATA
Encoded proteins:
- the topA gene encoding type I DNA topoisomerase, with the protein product MSKNLVIVESPAKAKTIQKYLGKDFEVKSSFGHIRDLPKKGMGIDLSTFSPDYEVSADKKKLVTELKAAVKKAEMVWLASDEDREGEAIAWHLAEELKLKPENRKRIVFHEITKNAILKSIENPRDIDQNLVNAQQARRVLDRIVGFEMSPVLWKKVKPGLSAGRVQSVAVRLIVEREKEIREFVPKASFKLDGIFLNKTKQEISAKLKKDFDKEEEAEKFLEQAKTTEFKVLNVETKPGTRSASAPFTTSTLQQEASSRLGYNVTNTMRLAQRLYEEGYITYMRTDSVNLSQEAIEGAKKQIVSEYGAEYSAPRNYTTKSASAQEAHEAIRPTDFAVKTVGDAQLNRLYQLIYRRTLASQMANAKIEKTVIEIGNAKLPQHFEAQGEVIIFDGFLKAYGIVKAEEDDEENNEKLLPKVTVGEVLDYKKITATEKFTRPSARYTEAGLVKKLEELGIGRPSTYAPTIQTIQNREYVDKREIEPQTREVVKISLANDTIKKEVLDEKFGGDKNKFVPTDTGEVVSDFLTDNFKEILDYGFTARVEESFDEIANGDQKWKEMMTDFYSKFHPRIEDVEENADRATGDRLLGVDPKTGKNVHARIGRFGAMIQIGETDDEEKPIFASLMAGQNIATITFEEALELFKLPFDLNEVDGQPVSVGVGRFGPYVKWGETFISIPKGEDPLSVDQKRAEEIINEKKIADAPIATYKGEPVTKGTGRFGPFIKYKDIFVNVPKRYDFENLSQSDINELIDAKLEKEANRYIQQWEKEKISIENGRWGPFVKFGKAMFKIPKKADDTKYEGEELKEISLDEVKKWITDQDPKAFAEKKKPAAKKATTAKKTTTTKKATATKKPAAKK